The window TGAATGCCATCCCCAGGGAGCCGGGTGTGTTGGAGAAGATTGTTGAGGGCGCGTCCGGCGTGGCCAAGTTCGGGCTTGGGTTCTATTACGGCAACCAGATGCTGGGTAAGGCGCTTGAACAGCCCCGCACGGTGAGTCCGGAGATTGTCAGGCCTGAAGTGATTCAGGTCGGGCAGTAACACCAGTTGGCAATGGGCATATTTCAGTGGGCATTATTCGGACGTATCGGACGTATCTGTTGGTAAGACTATGGGCATCCAGATTTTCGATCACAAAAGCCAAGGCTGGCGGGATAAATATAATCCCCTTCGGGGATTGAGCCTGCCGAAATTGGTCTCACTCCTGGAAGCCGGAGAGCGTGGCACCTATGCCGACCTGCAATGGTTCTACCATTATATGGAGCGTTCGGATGCCATGATCTATGCCGTAATCCAGAGGCGGAGAGCGGCTTTGCTGGCTTGTGATTGGGATATTCGCCTCTGCCCGCCGGAGGCGGGAGAGGCGAGAATCCAGAAGTCAGTATCCAGAATCCAGAAGAAAACCGGGGATCAGATACTTGCAGAGGAACAAGCGGCGTTTCTACGCGAGGCGTATGACCGGGTTGAGAATTTCCGGGATGCAGTGGCATTTTTGTTTTCTGGGTTCTTCCGGGGGTATGCGCACCTGGAGAAACACTTTGCGCCGTCGGGCATGGTTACGCGATTGGAGCCGGTCGAACAATGGTTCTGGGTACGAGACGGTATTTTTGGGACGTGGGAGTATAACCAGAATGCCAGAAGTGGTGCTGCCCGAGGGGTGGTGGTTGATTTTGAGAACTTTCTGGTATTTGAATCCGTACCCCTGAATCGGATGCTGGCGGTGCTGTATCTTCGAAAGAATCTGAGTCAAAAAGACTGGGATTCTTTCCTGGAGGTCTACGGTATACCGTCCATTTTTCTTGTCGGACCGCCGAATACACCGGAAACGAAGGAAGCGGAATACCACAAGGTTGCCCAAGAGATCATGTCGGATGGCAGGGGTTACCTCCCCTACGGCAGCGATGTGAAGTTTGTGAATGGCGGCGGTAATAAGCCACCATTTCTGGAACATATTGACTACATCGACCGGCAGATTACTTTGGCGGCCACCGGCGGACTGTTGACGATGCTGGCGGAGTCCGGATCCGGAACACTTGCCGGCAATGCGCACTCGGATACCTTTCTGCAGATCGCCCGGGGCGATGCGGCGTTGTTGAGCGGATTGTTTCAGGAACAGTTCGACACGCCATTGATGAGAGAATATTTCCCAGATCAACCGATCCTGGCCTATTTCGAGTTCGCCCCGCCTGCGGCGGATGAGGTGTCGAGGGTAGTCAAGGACGCGGTGGAGTTGGCAAAGGCTGGGGTGCGGATGGATTTGGGGGAGTTGAGCGAGAAGACGGGGTATAAGCTTCAGGAAAGGGCCGTCTTTTCATGATGGATAGCCATACGGGCCGCATCCATCGCCCGATTCTTCGCCCGGTTACCAGAAACCTTTGGCGACCAGGTGATAGATTCCCTTATTTTGGTGATAGATTAGTGATAGATTATTCAGGCCACCGAAAAGACCGGAAGGCTACGATAACTTACCATCGGACTTCGATAACTGATGAGAGTCAATTGAGTCATTTCTTTGCGCCGACTTTGAAGAGTCATCAACCCCTTCAGTCCGCTCCCCATCGGTCGATTAAGGAAAACCATCAGTCGATTATCGGTCGATTCACCAGAAATATTTAGCGGACAGGTGTTAGATTCCCGCATACTGGTGAGACATCAACTCTTCGTATCCTTATCAAGCCAGGCACGGCCTTTTGCCGTGAGACGGTATTTCTGAAGGCGACTGTTGGGTTTAGAGGAAATGGTCATCTCGACAGCCCCAGATGCGAGAGCAGGTTGCAGGTAACTCTTGTGGATATGCGCCCGGTCTTTGAGGCCCAACGCTATGCGGATTCCGGTGCTGCCCAATTCGCCTTCTTTTTGCAATAAGGACAGTAGTGCCCCCACTGTATGGGTGACTGTAGGGGTGACTGTAGGGGTGTTGGCCCTTGAGTGGGCGTCAACCCGACTAGAAATTTCTTCAGGTGGTTTCGCTTGGGGATGGATCGGCAGGCGGCACATGAAATACGTGTGGTCCTTGTCGAACTCAAATTCCGGCGCCGGAGAGCCGTTCTGTTTCATGGCATGAAGAATTTTCGGGATACCGGTTGCCCGACCCTCCGTCATGTCCAGTTCCTTGAGGAACTCCCCGATTCTGCGGTTTCGATACCGACGAGGCAATGACCGACCAGCGCGCAATTGTGCCAGGCGTACGGAACGATCCGGACCAGGATAACTGAGGACAACGAGGTCATCTTTGGAGATGCGAACCTCTATAGGTTCGCGCTCCTCGTAACTGCGATGGTAAACCGCATTGGCGACTGCCTCTTCAATGGCTGGGTATGGGAAATTCTCAACGCGAGTGGCTTCCGCGCGGTCCGGGTGTTTGATGACCGTTTCATTGATGTAGTTGCGGCGGATGTACTCCAATGCCTCCCGCGTCATGTGATCCAAGGGACCTCGGAATATTTTTTCAGTAAATTTGTTGCCGCCAGCGCCTTCCGGGAACCAGACCACATCAATCTGGGTGACCGGGAAGAATTTATGCGGCTCCGGGTTAAAAAAGAGCAGACCCACATTCTTGGGGAAGAGTGCCTCCTTCGGACCATCCACGATGTTCATCTGACGACCCAGGTCACCCATGGACAACTTCTTTGCGGGTCTGGCCAACGGGCTTTCGACCTTCTTAAGGAAGTCCACGATCAGGGCACGGGATAAATCGTTCAGGCTCGCCCGGCGATTTATCCGGTCATCAAAAGGCACGGTTGCCGCAAGGGAAAGCAATTCCACCTCATCAGGCCCCTTGGCCCTAACCGTACTGGAACCCTTCCGGATAAAATAGCCCCAGTCCTTACAATCCTTGCCCAGCCCCAACTTCACTTTGTAGGGACGGGTCGGACCTCCTGAGACCCAGAGAATCAGAATGTGTTTACCGTCCACGACCTCGGGCACAATGATTGGATGGAAGTGGGGCTGCATCGCGTTCTGGCCAAGATGAAGGATCTCCTTTTGAATCGCATTCAACTGATCCGCCTCGACACCAACCGGCGGAAGGATCGGGCGGCCGGCCTTTTCGGCCACACCCACCACAATGTATCCGCCGCCGAGATTATGGAAGTCATTGGCAAACGCACACATCGAGTGCAGGACGGCCAGCGGATTCCAGCCGGCCTTGAACTCAAGCCGCTCCCATTCCACGGCTTTGCCATTCAAAAGTGAGTCAATAGAGATTGGTAATGTCATTTATCCTCCATACACGAGAGCACTGTTGCATAAGTGCAGCCAATATCTCAATTGCAAAGACAATCAGAGATCCCGAATGTCAGTCATGATGCCTCGGGTGGTTGATTTCTTCCCATCTATTGGAGGCCCATGAATAATTTAATTTTGAACCGAGATTTTCGACTGCCCGATGACGGGTGGTATCACATCGCGCCTTTCGGGGAATTCCCGCACGCTGCAGCTGGTGTAATTCAGGTCATTGACCTGGAGGCCTGTATTGCCATGGCCGCACGATTCGCCGCAGACGCCCAAACCCCCAATTTCCCGGGATTGTTGGTTGATTTTGATCATTTCTCACTTGATGGAGAGAAGCGTTCTGAGGCCGCTGGCTGGATTATAGGCCTTGAAAACCGAGAAAACGGCCTTTGGGCGCAGATTCGATGGTCAGATTTGGGAGAAAAGGCCGTGAAAGGCGGGAGGTATCGCTTCTTGTCGCCGGTGTGGGCACGGTCGGATTGCGTTGATCTTGGCGATGGAAGGGTGCGTCCTGTTCGAATCCTGAACGCGGCTGTGACAAACGACCCAAATCTCAAAGGTTTGGTGCCCCTTTCCAACAGTGGACAGAGGGGGGTGGTTGATTTTCAGACATTATATGGAGGCCCCGCAGTAGAGAGGAAGTCTCACTGCGAGGCAGGGGCGAAATGCAAGGAGATAGAAAACATGAAAGCAGTGATTGAAAAGTTAGTGAATCATCTTGGGTTGGCAGCGGACGCGACGGAAGCAGTCATCCTGGAGAAGATGGATGGGTTGATTGCGGCGACCGTAGTGACGAAGTTGCAAAACTCGCTGACGGCGCTCCAGGGGCAGCATGACGCTCTGGTGACAAACCTGAAAGCAGTCGAAGGTGAACTGGTGAACCGACATCTGGCTGATTTCGAGGGCGTTATTAGCGAAACGGCAAAACCGTTCTGGACTGAACAGTTGATTCAGAATCGGGCGGGAACTCTGACTGTACTCGGTGATCTGCGGGAGTTGGCATGCAAAGAGGAAGTACCCCCCACCCAGGCTAAGGTAGAGGGGAAGGAGTCTACTCGGAAACCGCTCCACAACCGCGCAACTGCGCGGCCGGTACCGCCCCATTCGACAAGCTCAGGGCAGGCTGGGCAGGGAGGCCAGTCCGGGGCGGATGGCGATACTAAAGCCGTCAAGATTCGGAACCGAGCGCAAG of the bacterium genome contains:
- a CDS encoding DUF935 family protein; translation: MGIQIFDHKSQGWRDKYNPLRGLSLPKLVSLLEAGERGTYADLQWFYHYMERSDAMIYAVIQRRRAALLACDWDIRLCPPEAGEARIQKSVSRIQKKTGDQILAEEQAAFLREAYDRVENFRDAVAFLFSGFFRGYAHLEKHFAPSGMVTRLEPVEQWFWVRDGIFGTWEYNQNARSGAARGVVVDFENFLVFESVPLNRMLAVLYLRKNLSQKDWDSFLEVYGIPSIFLVGPPNTPETKEAEYHKVAQEIMSDGRGYLPYGSDVKFVNGGGNKPPFLEHIDYIDRQITLAATGGLLTMLAESGSGTLAGNAHSDTFLQIARGDAALLSGLFQEQFDTPLMREYFPDQPILAYFEFAPPAADEVSRVVKDAVELAKAGVRMDLGELSEKTGYKLQERAVFS
- a CDS encoding RNA-binding domain-containing protein; the protein is MTLPISIDSLLNGKAVEWERLEFKAGWNPLAVLHSMCAFANDFHNLGGGYIVVGVAEKAGRPILPPVGVEADQLNAIQKEILHLGQNAMQPHFHPIIVPEVVDGKHILILWVSGGPTRPYKVKLGLGKDCKDWGYFIRKGSSTVRAKGPDEVELLSLAATVPFDDRINRRASLNDLSRALIVDFLKKVESPLARPAKKLSMGDLGRQMNIVDGPKEALFPKNVGLLFFNPEPHKFFPVTQIDVVWFPEGAGGNKFTEKIFRGPLDHMTREALEYIRRNYINETVIKHPDRAEATRVENFPYPAIEEAVANAVYHRSYEEREPIEVRISKDDLVVLSYPGPDRSVRLAQLRAGRSLPRRYRNRRIGEFLKELDMTEGRATGIPKILHAMKQNGSPAPEFEFDKDHTYFMCRLPIHPQAKPPEEISSRVDAHSRANTPTVTPTVTHTVGALLSLLQKEGELGSTGIRIALGLKDRAHIHKSYLQPALASGAVEMTISSKPNSRLQKYRLTAKGRAWLDKDTKS
- a CDS encoding phage protease, which codes for MNNLILNRDFRLPDDGWYHIAPFGEFPHAAAGVIQVIDLEACIAMAARFAADAQTPNFPGLLVDFDHFSLDGEKRSEAAGWIIGLENRENGLWAQIRWSDLGEKAVKGGRYRFLSPVWARSDCVDLGDGRVRPVRILNAAVTNDPNLKGLVPLSNSGQRGVVDFQTLYGGPAVERKSHCEAGAKCKEIENMKAVIEKLVNHLGLAADATEAVILEKMDGLIAATVVTKLQNSLTALQGQHDALVTNLKAVEGELVNRHLADFEGVISETAKPFWTEQLIQNRAGTLTVLGDLRELACKEEVPPTQAKVEGKESTRKPLHNRATARPVPPHSTSSGQAGQGGQSGADGDTKAVKIRNRAQEIAVTEKIPFIVAFRRAEREIGGQ